In Shouchella patagoniensis, the following are encoded in one genomic region:
- a CDS encoding terminase large subunit, which produces MSLPTAQELFYKIYNYAVDVTTGKQIAGKKHIHAAQRFINDLQKLQDDPENFPYYFDIEELEQFNRWASLFKHSKGVLANQNIELTAFQLFLAGNIFCWKKKSDDKRRYRKAYVQLGRKNTKSQILAIISSYVTFLSDQTEETYISGWTSEQSKIVYDEILAQIRRVAFLKDKYSDSYHRIRHLKTNSVIRALSKEARKQGEGLNPSLAILDEYHTHLTSEIMEALESGMGAREEPLLVIITTAGLDLNVPCKEEYDYCSNIIDPDNPVENERYFVLICEIDEGDDPFDENVWIKANPVAATYPQGIENIRDLALIAKDKPSAMDSFLTKQCNIWVQSQERGYLDQQKWASCLWEAPIDITNRKVYLGLDLATKQDLCSLGIVIPLDNGRFFVDSHSFIPNESLEQRIQSDRAPFRMWLRQELLTMTDGAVTDYSYIIDHVEMLIRKNKWEVLEIGYDPHDASYLSQEMTEKGYTMVEVKQNIATQHEPLTEFQEKVLKKEIVHNGNGLLTWAIGNAVTVNNSDDRIKLSKKKSTERIDPIAAVIDAYAQARYHEFKADVERYVMSDDFGF; this is translated from the coding sequence ATGAGCCTTCCCACAGCACAGGAATTATTCTATAAGATATATAATTACGCAGTTGATGTTACGACTGGAAAACAGATAGCGGGTAAGAAACACATTCACGCTGCTCAACGGTTTATTAATGATTTACAGAAGCTGCAGGATGATCCAGAGAACTTTCCTTATTACTTTGATATTGAGGAATTAGAGCAGTTTAATCGTTGGGCATCGTTGTTTAAGCACTCAAAAGGTGTACTAGCTAATCAAAATATCGAGCTTACGGCATTTCAATTGTTCCTTGCAGGGAACATTTTTTGTTGGAAGAAGAAAAGTGATGATAAGAGGCGGTATAGGAAAGCATATGTGCAGCTCGGTCGTAAAAACACTAAGTCACAAATACTTGCCATCATCAGCAGCTACGTCACATTCCTCAGCGATCAGACGGAGGAAACGTACATCAGTGGTTGGACAAGTGAGCAGTCGAAGATTGTTTATGATGAGATCCTTGCACAGATAAGACGCGTTGCATTTTTAAAGGATAAGTATAGTGATTCTTACCACAGGATTAGACATCTTAAAACAAATTCAGTTATTCGTGCGTTGAGTAAAGAAGCACGTAAGCAAGGTGAGGGTTTAAACCCTTCTCTAGCCATCTTGGACGAATACCATACTCATTTAACTAGTGAGATCATGGAAGCTTTAGAGAGCGGTATGGGGGCGAGGGAAGAACCTTTACTTGTCATCATCACAACGGCAGGATTAGACCTCAACGTGCCTTGTAAAGAAGAATATGACTACTGCTCAAACATTATCGATCCTGATAATCCTGTGGAAAATGAGCGTTACTTCGTCCTAATCTGTGAGATTGACGAGGGTGACGATCCGTTTGATGAAAACGTATGGATTAAAGCAAATCCTGTAGCAGCTACCTACCCACAGGGGATTGAGAACATACGTGACTTAGCACTCATTGCGAAGGATAAACCAAGCGCTATGGACTCGTTTTTGACGAAACAGTGTAATATATGGGTGCAATCACAAGAAAGAGGCTATTTGGATCAACAGAAATGGGCATCTTGCCTGTGGGAAGCTCCAATTGACATTACAAACAGAAAAGTTTATTTAGGACTGGATTTAGCAACTAAACAAGATCTTTGTTCGCTCGGTATCGTGATTCCACTCGATAACGGGCGTTTTTTCGTTGATTCGCATTCATTTATACCAAATGAGAGCTTAGAGCAGCGTATACAGAGTGATAGAGCGCCTTTTCGCATGTGGTTAAGGCAAGAGTTGTTGACCATGACCGATGGCGCTGTGACTGATTATAGCTATATCATAGACCATGTAGAAATGCTTATAAGAAAGAACAAATGGGAAGTGCTTGAGATTGGTTATGATCCTCATGATGCTTCTTATTTAAGTCAAGAAATGACGGAAAAAGGCTATACGATGGTTGAAGTAAAGCAGAATATCGCTACTCAACACGAGCCACTTACTGAATTTCAGGAAAAAGTGCTTAAAAAAGAGATTGTCCATAATGGAAACGGCTTATTAACCTGGGCGATTGGAAATGCTGTTACCGTCAACAACAGCGACGACAGAATAAAGCTGAGTAAAAAGAAATCAACGGAAAGAATAGATCCAATTGCTGCTGTGATTGATGCTTATGCTCAGGCTAGATACCACGAGTTCAAAGCTGATGTTGAAAGGTACGTCATGAGTGATGATTTTGGTTTTTAG
- a CDS encoding phage terminase small subunit P27 family: MGRNAKSMDLHVISGNKAKLSKEVIEQRKQAEDQLTFKDDDIKAPDFLSERGNEIFENLLLEFQYTQILKNVDSQMLGLYCDAMDRYLNIKEQIEHDGLMPFGKPHQLLSHQDKAFERAMKVAGRFGLSPSDRAKLALSLVTKVDKKDPDDNGFGDRT; this comes from the coding sequence ATGGGTAGAAATGCAAAATCGATGGATTTACACGTTATAAGTGGCAATAAAGCAAAGTTATCGAAGGAAGTTATTGAACAGCGAAAACAAGCAGAGGATCAGTTAACGTTTAAGGATGATGATATTAAAGCGCCTGATTTTTTGAGTGAAAGAGGCAACGAGATTTTTGAAAACTTGCTGCTTGAATTTCAGTATACACAGATTTTGAAGAATGTCGATAGCCAGATGTTAGGGTTGTATTGTGATGCAATGGATCGCTACCTTAATATAAAGGAGCAGATTGAGCATGATGGATTAATGCCGTTCGGTAAACCTCATCAGTTGCTTAGTCACCAGGATAAAGCTTTTGAACGTGCAATGAAAGTTGCTGGCCGTTTCGGTTTATCCCCTTCTGACCGAGCGAAATTGGCTTTGAGTTTGGTTACAAAGGTGGATAAGAAAGATCCTGATGATAATGGGTTTGGTGATCGAACATGA
- a CDS encoding HNH endonuclease produces MPPKPLRSCKAPACGKLTREKYCEDHEHLTEKDKRDKWIQYDKTKRYTEENKSYNAFYKSPQWIGMREAVKRRDKGLCVKCQMQKRLVPMAIVDHIRPLKDDWSLRLNPENLQSLCHACHNIKTARENADRKR; encoded by the coding sequence ATGCCACCGAAGCCACTTCGTAGTTGCAAAGCTCCTGCCTGTGGAAAGCTAACACGAGAGAAGTATTGCGAGGATCATGAACACCTAACTGAAAAAGACAAACGCGATAAGTGGATTCAATATGACAAAACGAAACGCTACACGGAAGAGAACAAATCATACAATGCTTTCTACAAATCACCACAGTGGATCGGCATGAGGGAAGCTGTAAAACGAAGAGACAAAGGGTTATGTGTGAAATGCCAAATGCAAAAGCGATTAGTACCAATGGCAATCGTAGATCATATCCGTCCACTGAAAGATGACTGGTCACTACGCTTGAACCCAGAGAACCTACAGTCACTGTGTCATGCGTGTCACAATATCAAAACGGCAAGAGAGAATGCGGATCGCAAAAGGTAA
- a CDS encoding DUF4177 domain-containing protein, translating to MEQWEYRTMGIADGFKGDISRLEFDLNHFGEEGWELVNIIPEVRGEKDRYSGYEGLSEIRVELFVAVFKRRKKN from the coding sequence TTGGAACAATGGGAATATAGAACAATGGGTATAGCTGATGGCTTTAAGGGAGATATTAGCAGATTAGAGTTTGACCTTAATCATTTTGGTGAAGAAGGTTGGGAACTGGTTAATATAATTCCTGAAGTAAGAGGGGAAAAAGATAGGTATAGTGGTTATGAGGGTTTAAGTGAAATAAGAGTTGAATTGTTTGTAGCAGTCTTCAAAAGAAGAAAGAAAAATTAA
- a CDS encoding tyrosine-type recombinase/integrase, which produces MANIQQRGKNSYFFTVYFKNSITGKNERKTRTYKVEEEMSPRKLEKHVLNEYQKFEEQVKSGEYVSVSKITFEQFSNLWVANYLDTLEGSTYENHLSKLKNHILPKISDKQIQSIKSIEIINLLKDLKRIDKPDIPLSIRTKQDVYLTLKSIFKFAYQWEVIKSNPMTAVDKPQQKNGIRKTVNYYEEDEVNNLFLLADKESPHWRIFIILLLTTGLRRGEALGLEWSDIDLKEGIMNIDKSITLGRSGKAVVKATKSESSDRLISLPKYVVKELESYKKVWAQYKNNDDWVEEEREWLFCNSNGKHFYPTTPTTFWMRFTKRANVRHIRLHDLRHTSATLLIAQGIHAKIISERLGHKKISTTMDIYGHALRSADRAAADSFDKFFAEKLSD; this is translated from the coding sequence ATGGCTAATATACAGCAAAGGGGAAAGAATTCATATTTCTTCACTGTATACTTCAAAAACAGCATTACAGGCAAGAATGAGAGGAAGACAAGGACATATAAGGTAGAAGAGGAAATGAGCCCTAGAAAGCTCGAGAAACACGTTTTAAATGAGTATCAGAAGTTTGAGGAACAAGTTAAGTCCGGTGAGTATGTTTCAGTCAGCAAAATCACGTTTGAACAGTTCTCTAATCTGTGGGTAGCAAATTATCTGGACACTTTGGAAGGTTCGACTTATGAGAATCATTTATCGAAACTTAAGAACCACATCTTACCCAAGATAAGTGACAAGCAGATTCAGTCGATTAAGAGTATTGAAATAATCAACTTGCTTAAGGATTTGAAGCGAATTGATAAACCAGACATACCTTTATCGATTAGAACCAAACAGGATGTTTATCTTACCTTGAAGAGTATTTTCAAGTTTGCTTATCAATGGGAAGTGATTAAGAGTAATCCTATGACAGCCGTGGACAAGCCTCAACAGAAAAATGGAATTAGAAAAACGGTTAATTACTATGAGGAAGATGAAGTGAACAATCTTTTTCTTTTAGCCGATAAGGAATCACCTCATTGGAGAATCTTCATCATTCTGTTGCTTACCACAGGATTGAGACGTGGAGAAGCGTTGGGTTTAGAATGGTCTGATATCGATTTAAAAGAAGGTATTATGAATATCGATAAGTCCATTACGCTAGGAAGAAGCGGTAAGGCTGTTGTCAAGGCGACAAAAAGCGAATCGTCCGACCGACTCATTTCATTGCCTAAGTATGTTGTTAAAGAGTTGGAGAGTTATAAGAAGGTTTGGGCCCAATACAAAAATAATGATGATTGGGTTGAGGAAGAACGCGAATGGCTTTTCTGCAATTCAAATGGGAAGCACTTCTATCCAACCACACCAACTACTTTTTGGATGAGGTTTACTAAGAGGGCAAACGTAAGACACATCCGGTTACATGATCTAAGGCACACATCAGCAACGTTATTAATTGCTCAAGGGATTCATGCTAAAATCATATCCGAACGCCTTGGACACAAAAAAATAAGCACAACCATGGATATCTATGGTCATGCTCTACGTTCCGCAGATCGTGCAGCTGCAGATAGTTTCGATAAGTTCTTTGCCGAGAAATTATCGGATTAA
- a CDS encoding YugN-like family protein, giving the protein MIELESTIEGLTIKAKELEALLEPIGYSLGGNWDYDHGYYDYKLSEEDGYTFLRVPFKAIEGEVGSVSAIFQLGTPYLLHHVYQAENDESQISGFIPAAADGLINQFQKPVNKDAEVDSKYRMVAKNLLQELEHTLRP; this is encoded by the coding sequence ATGATTGAACTTGAATCAACAATTGAAGGACTAACAATAAAAGCGAAAGAACTCGAAGCGTTACTAGAACCGATTGGCTATTCTTTAGGCGGGAACTGGGATTATGATCATGGCTATTATGATTACAAGCTATCGGAAGAGGATGGGTATACATTTTTACGTGTACCTTTTAAAGCAATTGAAGGTGAAGTGGGGAGCGTAAGCGCGATATTTCAACTTGGTACGCCTTATTTATTACATCATGTGTACCAAGCAGAAAACGATGAGAGTCAAATAAGTGGTTTTATCCCGGCCGCAGCTGATGGGTTGATCAACCAGTTTCAAAAACCAGTCAATAAAGATGCGGAAGTAGATAGTAAATACAGGATGGTAGCTAAGAACTTGCTGCAAGAATTAGAACATACATTACGTCCTTAA
- a CDS encoding glucose-6-phosphate isomerase: MAQIQFDYSKALSFFGEHEIAYMQDLINAAHQSLHEKTGAGSDYLGWIDLPVDYDKEEFARIQKAAEKIRQDSDVLLVAGIGGSYLGARAAIEALNHSFFNQLSSEKRNAPQVIFVGQNISSTYIKDVLELLEGKDVSVNVISKSGTTTEPAIAFRVFRDFLEKKYGKEEARKRIYATTDKERGALKTLANEEGYESFVIPDDVGGRFSVLTAVGLLPIAVSGLNIEQMMAGAADARKAFSSADLTENAAYQYAAVRNVLYNKGKTIELMVNYEPQLHYVSEWWKQLFGESEGKDQKGIYPASVDFSTDLHSMGQYVQDGRRDLFETILHIESVEKHMTIEKADSDLDGLNYLAGETMDFVNKQAFKGTMLAHTDGGVPNLIVSIPKLDEYHFGYLVYFFEKAVAVSGYLLGVNPFDQPGVEAYKKNMFALLGKPGFEDEKKELETRLNDN, translated from the coding sequence ATGGCACAGATTCAATTTGATTACAGCAAAGCACTTTCCTTTTTCGGAGAGCATGAAATTGCTTATATGCAAGATTTAATTAATGCAGCACACCAATCACTTCATGAAAAAACAGGTGCAGGAAGTGACTATTTAGGATGGATTGACTTACCTGTAGATTATGATAAAGAAGAGTTTGCTCGCATTCAAAAAGCGGCGGAGAAAATTCGTCAAGACTCGGATGTTTTACTTGTAGCAGGTATAGGAGGCTCTTATTTAGGTGCAAGAGCGGCAATTGAAGCATTAAATCACTCATTCTTTAATCAACTATCTAGCGAGAAGAGAAACGCACCACAAGTTATCTTTGTTGGACAAAACATTAGTTCTACTTATATCAAAGATGTTCTCGAGTTGCTTGAAGGAAAAGACGTATCGGTTAATGTCATTTCAAAATCAGGAACGACAACAGAACCGGCGATTGCATTCCGCGTATTCCGTGATTTTCTTGAAAAGAAATACGGAAAAGAAGAGGCTCGTAAACGTATTTATGCGACAACGGATAAAGAGCGTGGCGCCTTAAAAACACTTGCGAATGAAGAAGGTTATGAGTCTTTTGTTATTCCAGATGATGTTGGTGGACGATTCTCTGTATTAACGGCAGTAGGTTTATTACCAATAGCAGTGAGTGGCTTAAATATCGAACAGATGATGGCGGGAGCAGCAGATGCACGTAAAGCTTTTTCTTCAGCTGATTTAACTGAAAATGCAGCCTATCAATATGCAGCTGTCCGAAATGTCCTTTACAATAAAGGGAAAACAATTGAGCTTATGGTTAATTACGAACCTCAACTTCATTATGTATCCGAATGGTGGAAGCAGCTATTTGGTGAGAGTGAGGGCAAGGACCAAAAAGGGATTTATCCTGCTTCGGTTGATTTCTCGACTGATCTTCATTCAATGGGGCAATATGTCCAAGATGGGCGCCGTGATTTGTTTGAAACCATTTTACACATTGAATCAGTTGAGAAACACATGACGATTGAAAAAGCAGATAGCGATCTTGATGGGCTAAATTATTTAGCAGGCGAGACGATGGACTTTGTAAACAAACAAGCTTTTAAAGGAACAATGCTTGCCCACACAGATGGAGGTGTACCTAACTTGATTGTGTCAATTCCAAAGTTGGATGAGTATCATTTTGGTTACCTTGTTTACTTTTTTGAGAAAGCAGTAGCTGTGAGTGGTTATCTTCTTGGCGTTAATCCTTTTGATCAACCAGGAGTAGAAGCATATAAAAAGAATATGTTTGCATTACTTGGTAAACCTGGATTTGAAGATGAGAAAAAAGAGCTAGAAACTCGATTAAATGATAATTAA
- the ddlA gene encoding D-alanine--D-alanine ligase, producing the protein MVKKRVGIIFGGKSAEHEVSLQSAKNIVDAIDKERFEVTLIGIDKQGQWHLNEASNFLLNANNPALIELNKSNQGVSLIPGQETQQLICTEKDVALSQLDVIFPIVHGTLGEDGSLQGMLRLANLPFVGSNVLSSAVSMDKDIAKKLLKAADLNVASGVSFTRANRGQIDFEAISERFGLPLFIKPANQGSSVGVNKVTNEQEFNTALEEAFSYDHKILIEAAVNGREVEVAVLGNDNPKASVCGEILPTDGFYSYDAKYINEDGAKLAIPADLSNEISEKVREIAISAYLALNCEGLARVDVFVTDAGEVIINEINTLPGFTKISMYPKLWEESGLTYSDLITKLIELALERHASDKQLKSSVFDRN; encoded by the coding sequence TTGGTAAAAAAACGTGTTGGCATTATTTTTGGTGGGAAATCAGCCGAACATGAAGTGTCATTGCAATCAGCAAAAAATATTGTAGACGCGATTGATAAAGAGCGTTTTGAAGTAACCTTAATTGGTATTGATAAACAAGGTCAGTGGCACTTAAATGAAGCATCTAATTTTCTCTTAAATGCAAACAACCCAGCTTTAATTGAATTAAATAAATCAAACCAAGGTGTATCTTTAATTCCAGGTCAAGAAACACAGCAGCTAATTTGTACAGAAAAGGACGTAGCGCTTAGCCAATTGGATGTTATTTTTCCAATCGTACATGGGACGCTTGGAGAAGATGGATCGCTTCAAGGCATGCTTCGCTTAGCCAACTTACCGTTTGTTGGCTCAAATGTTTTAAGTTCAGCTGTAAGCATGGATAAGGACATAGCGAAAAAGCTACTGAAAGCAGCTGATTTAAATGTTGCGAGTGGAGTGAGCTTTACGCGCGCAAACAGAGGACAAATTGACTTTGAAGCAATATCCGAGCGGTTTGGTCTGCCTTTGTTTATTAAGCCTGCGAACCAAGGTTCATCTGTCGGTGTAAATAAAGTAACGAATGAACAAGAATTTAACACAGCTCTTGAAGAAGCGTTTTCTTATGATCATAAAATTTTAATTGAAGCCGCAGTTAATGGACGCGAAGTTGAAGTGGCGGTTTTAGGAAACGACAACCCAAAGGCGAGTGTGTGTGGAGAGATTCTTCCGACAGATGGTTTTTACTCGTATGATGCGAAGTATATTAACGAAGATGGAGCGAAGCTTGCAATTCCTGCCGATTTGTCTAATGAGATAAGTGAAAAAGTAAGAGAAATTGCAATAAGTGCTTACCTTGCATTAAATTGCGAAGGGCTAGCACGTGTTGATGTATTTGTAACTGACGCTGGTGAAGTCATTATTAATGAGATTAATACATTACCAGGATTTACTAAAATTAGTATGTATCCAAAGCTTTGGGAAGAGAGCGGACTAACTTACAGTGATCTAATTACTAAACTGATAGAGTTAGCTCTTGAGCGCCATGCGAGTGACAAACAATTGAAAAGCTCGGTTTTTGACCGCAATTAA
- a CDS encoding iron-containing alcohol dehydrogenase codes for MDAFTFYNPTKLIFGQGKTELLADELVVYDRNVLLVYGGGSIKKNGLYDKVTQQLEQAGCTVTELSGVEPNPRLTTVQKGIDLCRENNIGFIMAVGGGSVIDATKAIAVGARYDGEIWDIITKKETPEDALPFGTILTLAATGSEMNSGSVITNWETHQKVGWGCVFTFPNFSILDPVNTTSVPKDQTTYGIVDMMSHVLEAYFHPAENTPLQDRICESILQTVMEVGPELIDDLENLDHRETILYSGTMALNGITQMGARGDWGTHNLEHAVSAISDIPHAGGLAILFPHWMRHSVDINPARGAQLAERVFGVDRTGKEDRDVALEGIDRLSAFWTSLGAPSKLADYNIGEEQLDQIADIASANGIFGNYNKLGKPEALEILKDSL; via the coding sequence GTGGACGCTTTTACATTTTATAATCCTACAAAATTAATCTTTGGACAAGGTAAAACGGAGTTGCTTGCAGATGAACTTGTTGTATACGACCGTAATGTCTTACTCGTATATGGTGGGGGGAGCATTAAGAAAAATGGTCTATATGATAAAGTAACTCAACAACTCGAGCAGGCTGGTTGCACAGTTACCGAGCTCTCTGGTGTTGAACCTAATCCACGCTTAACAACTGTACAGAAGGGAATTGACCTTTGCCGTGAAAACAATATTGGATTTATCATGGCTGTGGGTGGAGGTAGTGTTATTGATGCAACAAAAGCGATAGCAGTTGGCGCTCGTTATGATGGAGAGATATGGGATATTATTACGAAGAAAGAAACTCCAGAAGATGCGCTCCCATTTGGAACGATACTTACATTAGCAGCGACCGGTTCAGAAATGAATTCAGGTTCTGTTATTACAAATTGGGAAACACATCAAAAAGTAGGTTGGGGATGTGTGTTTACATTTCCAAACTTCTCTATTCTGGATCCTGTTAATACTACATCTGTGCCTAAGGACCAAACCACGTATGGAATTGTTGATATGATGAGTCATGTGCTTGAGGCATATTTCCATCCAGCTGAAAACACACCTCTCCAAGACCGGATTTGTGAATCAATTTTGCAAACCGTAATGGAGGTAGGTCCAGAACTGATTGATGACTTGGAAAATCTTGATCATCGAGAGACGATTCTTTATAGTGGAACGATGGCGCTCAATGGCATAACTCAGATGGGAGCAAGAGGTGATTGGGGTACGCATAACTTAGAGCATGCGGTTTCTGCTATTTCTGATATCCCTCATGCTGGAGGTTTGGCTATTTTATTCCCACATTGGATGCGTCATAGCGTTGATATTAACCCAGCACGAGGGGCGCAACTTGCTGAACGTGTCTTTGGTGTTGATCGAACAGGGAAAGAAGACCGAGATGTAGCACTTGAAGGTATTGATCGTTTATCTGCTTTTTGGACAAGTCTTGGTGCACCTTCAAAGCTTGCAGATTATAATATTGGAGAAGAACAATTAGATCAAATTGCTGATATCGCAAGTGCAAATGGAATCTTTGGTAATTACAATAAGTTAGGTAAGCCAGAAGCCCTGGAAATTTTAAAAGACTCCTTGTAA
- a CDS encoding DUF378 domain-containing protein: MSGIQKTALVLAIIGAINWGLIGFFRFDLVAFIFNGQASVISRLIYALVGLAGLYAISILMKPKEELGRDHEVEPQR; encoded by the coding sequence GTGAGCGGTATTCAAAAAACAGCACTGGTACTCGCCATTATCGGTGCGATTAACTGGGGATTAATTGGGTTCTTTCGATTTGACTTAGTTGCATTTATTTTTAATGGTCAAGCTTCTGTTATTTCACGCCTCATTTATGCCTTAGTTGGACTAGCTGGTTTATATGCTATTTCAATTTTAATGAAGCCAAAAGAAGAACTTGGTCGAGACCACGAAGTCGAACCACAACGGTAA
- the yugI gene encoding S1 domain-containing post-transcriptional regulator GSP13, whose protein sequence is MSNYEEGSIIEGKVTGIKPFGAFVAIDEKKQGLVHISEVAHGYVKDIADVLTVGDEVKVKIMSVDEASGKISLSIRATQEAPARPQSKPRATGGGAARKPQATQQKQQGFNTLEDKLKEWLKQSNEIQADLNKRAKK, encoded by the coding sequence ATGTCTAATTATGAAGAAGGCAGCATTATTGAAGGTAAAGTGACGGGAATCAAGCCTTTTGGTGCGTTCGTTGCTATCGATGAAAAAAAGCAAGGGCTTGTCCACATTTCTGAAGTCGCTCACGGCTATGTGAAAGACATTGCTGATGTTCTTACAGTAGGAGATGAAGTGAAAGTTAAAATCATGTCAGTAGATGAAGCTTCTGGAAAGATTTCTCTTTCAATTCGTGCTACACAAGAAGCACCAGCACGTCCACAAAGCAAACCACGTGCAACTGGTGGTGGCGCTGCGCGTAAGCCACAAGCTACGCAACAAAAGCAACAAGGATTTAATACGCTTGAAGATAAGTTAAAAGAATGGTTAAAACAATCAAATGAAATTCAAGCGGACTTAAACAAACGCGCGAAGAAATAA
- a CDS encoding DEAD/DEAH box helicase produces the protein MINHFMENEWPQALAGNLAAQGITSPTPIQEAAIPEALNGKNLILRSQTGSGKTLAYVLPILAKIELEKQATQALIIAPSQELAVQIETVIKETSEQTGLSCMVFIGGANINRQVEKLKKKKPQIAVGTPGRILELVRIKKLKLNDIGFYVIDEVDRLVLEDKAWSEVEELGKRIGYEAQFLFVSATAPEQLEKKLRSFVPELHRIEAEGSLLPANVDHIGVKIEARDRIDIARKLIHAEQIKKGIVFVNQLEKLTETIEKFRYRQIAAVSLSSESNKQEREAALAAMKSGEANILVATDVAARGLDVDGITHIIQLETPNEASSYLHRAGRTGRMNRSGKVISLFEQRELYKKDKYERHLGINISMATLQRGQLKLPE, from the coding sequence ATGATTAACCATTTTATGGAGAACGAATGGCCTCAGGCGCTAGCTGGAAATTTAGCAGCACAAGGTATTACTTCACCAACACCCATTCAGGAAGCTGCAATTCCCGAGGCGCTAAACGGCAAAAATTTGATCCTACGCTCACAAACAGGTTCAGGAAAAACGCTTGCTTACGTGCTTCCGATCTTAGCAAAAATTGAACTTGAAAAACAGGCAACGCAAGCACTTATTATTGCGCCTTCTCAAGAACTAGCTGTTCAAATTGAAACAGTCATAAAGGAAACCTCAGAGCAAACAGGCTTATCATGTATGGTATTTATTGGTGGAGCCAATATAAATCGGCAAGTTGAAAAGTTAAAGAAAAAGAAACCACAAATTGCAGTTGGAACCCCAGGGAGGATTCTTGAGCTAGTCCGTATAAAAAAGTTGAAACTAAATGATATTGGGTTTTATGTCATTGATGAAGTCGACCGTCTAGTGCTTGAAGATAAGGCCTGGTCTGAAGTAGAAGAGTTAGGAAAACGGATTGGGTATGAAGCTCAGTTTCTGTTTGTTTCGGCGACCGCACCAGAGCAATTAGAAAAGAAACTGCGTTCATTTGTTCCAGAATTACATCGTATAGAAGCTGAAGGCTCTCTGTTGCCAGCAAATGTTGATCATATCGGTGTTAAAATTGAAGCACGTGATCGCATAGATATAGCAAGAAAGCTCATTCATGCTGAACAAATCAAAAAAGGAATTGTGTTTGTTAATCAGTTAGAAAAGCTTACTGAAACGATTGAGAAGTTTCGGTATCGTCAAATTGCAGCTGTATCTCTATCTTCAGAGAGTAATAAACAAGAGAGAGAAGCAGCGCTTGCTGCAATGAAATCAGGAGAAGCAAACATTTTAGTGGCAACGGATGTTGCAGCTCGAGGCTTAGACGTAGATGGTATCACGCATATCATTCAGTTAGAAACTCCAAATGAAGCATCTAGTTATTTGCATCGAGCTGGACGAACTGGAAGAATGAATCGTTCAGGTAAAGTCATCTCTTTATTTGAGCAAAGAGAGCTATATAAAAAGGATAAATACGAAAGGCATTTAGGCATAAACATTAGTATGGCTACTTTACAAAGAGGTCAATTAAAGCTGCCAGAATAG